One region of Cydia fagiglandana chromosome 15, ilCydFagi1.1, whole genome shotgun sequence genomic DNA includes:
- the LOC134671554 gene encoding interference hedgehog, translating to MFENHCFRVYVELEWKFTKFPEPVTAPVGDVVTFECAVNVPGERLAWRWRPDRAGETWIDAEEGSSDRDKITTRLLVDIKDGAENALYQCVVWYGAISLASDPARLTIARIDLSRNTGETRVITAPLHNTVVLHCREPLSEPPAELTWWKEVKGVRQPVETPHGVLIIHNATTADSGTYGCTATNNLSDERVDLPERTYLRVQHEGNGGFRFLESEDYVGEVTDGVLTVPVRPNGALRLWCGAVGTPLPQVTWYRGTEKRNGFRHDHDLVVHPFTTEDEGIYSCSVNGNAIRRSWRVLALQPPYWEGVAYGVNASEGTPARVACGTPLGQPPPQVHWMLNAEPVTGKGIKAQGSELRFARVEKKHAGALQCFACNALGCAHDAVLLTVVPVQISQEYSADSAKAAHIAYQQPKNKHNNRKNPKKKAKMVPPSRPTVTRMSDESVTVSWSNSSSGMPIRIFKVQYREVTNSSSGPWHTANSDIPPYIHSFEVDGLVPDRYYKFRIAAVYSNQDNTQGRSSPRFYLQRGGIEGPRAPDLIAAEPVSSSSVRLNWTWSSGGGVEAEGFYVYYRAVSSAGKYEKVTVEGGATRVAILGHLAADTAYEWKLQSYTAQAPSEFSKILVAKTLPNPTTPSSTTEPPPEEPKGQAPAALVTAGGAIGATALLVILVVTLLLCRRARRPPANKEKGSGPESGGANGYIPAKVPITITANPMHAESGDGSVEMSFLHNNNCGNTAGTDDTLPRTRKNGSRQYV from the exons ATGTTTGAGAACCACTGCTTTAGAGTGTACGTCG AACTGGAATGGAAGTTCACCAAATTTCCTGAGCCTGTCACAGCACCGGTTGGAGATGTG GTGACATTCGAGTGCGCAGTGAACGTGCCAGGCGAGCGGCTGGCGTGGCGGTGGCGACCCGACCGGGCCGGGGAGACGTGGATCGACGCCGAGGAGGGCAGCAGCGACCGGGACAAGATCACTACCAGGCTGCTGGTGGACATTAAGGACGGGGCGGAAAACGCCCTGTACCAG TGCGTAGTCTGGTACGGCGCCATCAGCCTCGCCTCGGACCCGGCGCGGCTGACCATCGCGCGGATCGACCTCAGCCGGAACACCGGCGAGACCAGAGTCATCACGGCCCCGCTGCACAACACCGTGGTGCTGCACTGCAGGGAGCCACTTTCCGAGCCCCCGGCGGAGCTGACCTGGTGGAAGGAAGTCAAG GGAGTGAGACAGCCAGTGGAAACGCCGCACGGCGTCCTCATCATCCACAATGCGACGACGGCCGACAGCGGGACTTACGGCTGCACAGCGACCAACAACCTGAGCGACGAGCGCGTTGATCTCCCGGAGCGGACGTATCTGAGGGTGCAACACGAGGGCAATGGAGGATTCAG GTTCCTGGAATCAGAAGACTATGTCGGCGAGGTCACCGATGGAGTCCTGACGGTGCCCGTGCGGCCCAACGGGGCGCTGCGCCTCTGGTGCGGGGCCGTGGGCACCCCGTTGCCTCAAGTCACGTGGTACAGAGGCACGGAGAAAAGGAACGGATTCCGACATGACCACGATCTGGTGGTTCATCCTTTCACTACTGAAGACGAG GGCATATACTCCTGCTCCGTGAACGGCAACGCCATCCGCCGCTCCTGGCGTGTGCTGGCCCTCCAGCCGCCATATTGGGAGGGCGTGGCGTACGGCGTGAACGCCAGCGAAGGCACGCCAGCCCGCGTGGCGTGCGGCACGCCGCTCGGCCAGCCTCCGCCGCAGGTGCATTGGATGCTAAATGCTGAACCTGTGACCGGGAAAGGCATCAAGGCGCAAG GATCGGAGCTGCGATTCGCGCGCGTAGAGAAAAAGCACGCGGGCGCGTTGCAGTGCTTCGCGTGCAACGCGCTCGGCTGCGCGCACGACGCGGTGCTGCTCACCGTCGTGCCCGTACAGATCTCACAG GAATATTCTGCAGACAGCGCGAAGGCTGCACATATTGCGTACCAGCAGCCAAAAAACAAACACAACAATCGAAAGAACCCTAAGAAAAAAGCAA AAATGGTGCCGCCTTCGCGTCCGACCGTGACCCGTATGTCGGATGAGAGCGTCACGGTGTCCTGGTCCAACTCCAGTTCCGGAATGCCCATACGGATCTTTAag GTCCAATATCGGGAAGTGACGAACTCGAGCAGTGGGCCGTGGCACACTGCCAACTCCGACATACCTCCCTACATACACTCCTTCGAAGTGGATGGACTGGTACCGGACAGATACTACAA ATTCCGCATAGCAGCCGTGTACTCCAACCAGGACAATACTCAGGGTCGGAGCAGCCCCCGTTTCTACCTGCAGAGGGGAGGGATCGAGGGCCCGCGGGCCCCGGACCTCATTGCCGCGGAGCCCGTGTCTTCGAGCAGTGTGAGGCTTAACTGGACG TGGTCGAGCGGCGGTGGTGTCGAAGCGGAGGGCTTCTACGTGTACTACCGCGCCGTGTCCTCCGCGGGGAAATACGAGAAGGTGACCGTGGAGGGGGGCGCCACTCGCGTCGCGATCCTCGGCCACCTAGCGGCAGACACGGCTTACGAGTGGAAGCTGCAGAGTTATACTGCTCAAGCGCCGTCGGAGTTTAGCAAAATACTT GTCGCAAAAACACTTCCGAACCCGACCACCCCGAGCTCGACCACGGAGCCGCCGCCCGAAGAGCCGAAGGGCCAGGCGCCCGCGGCGCTGGTGACGGCGGGGGGCGCCATCGGGGCCACGGCGCTGCTCGTCATCCTGGTGGTCACCTTACTGCTGTGTCGTAGGGCGAGACGACCACCTGCCAACA aaGAGAAAGGTTCCGGTCCGGAGAGCG